Part of the Jatrophihabitans sp. GAS493 genome, TGGACCGAGGCGTTCGAGCGGGCCGCCGCCGGGCTGCGTGAGGCCCGTGACCGTGGCGGAGTGGCGGTGCTTCCCGGTGGACGCCTCACCGAGGAGGACGCCTACGCCTACGCGAAGTTCGCCCGGGTTGCCCTCGGCACCAACGACATCGACTTCCGGGCCCGCCCGCAGAGCGACGAGGAACTGGCCTTCGTGGCCTCCAGCGTCGCGACCGTGACTCCGGCCCACGTCTCCTTCACCTCACTGGAGCAGGCGCCGGTCATTCTCATCGCCGGGTTGGAGCTCGAGGAGGAGGCCGCGGCCGTCTTCCTGCGGGTCCGTAAGTCGACCCGCATTGGCAAGACGAAGGTCTTCTCGATCGCGCCCTACCGCTCCAATGGCCTGCGCAAGCTGAACGGGAAGCTCATTCAGACCGTTCCCGGCGGCGAGGCTGCGGCCATCGCCGCCTTCGAGGCATCCACGCTGGTGGACGGCAGCGTCATCCTGGTCGGTGAGCGCCTGGCCACCGTGCCCGGGGCGCTGAGCGCCGCCGCCGCACTGGCCGCGACGTCCGGGGCCAAGCTGGCCTGGATTCCACGCCGGGCCGGCGAGGTCGGGGCCATCCGCTCCGGCGCCCTCCCGTCCCTGCTGCCGGGCGGACGTCCGGTGAGTGACGATGCCGCGCGAGCCGAGGTCGAGCGAGTCTGGGACGCCGCAATCCCAGCGGTGGCCGGGCGGAGTGCCGACCAGATCATCGAAGCGGTCAACGACGGAGCTGTCACAGCGCTGGTCGTCGGCGGCGTCGATCTCAACGATCTCCCCGACCCGCAGAAGGCCATCGACGCCGTCGCCAACGCCGGCTTCGTGGTCAGCCTCGAGCTGCGCCAGAGCCTGGTCACCGACTACGCCGACGTGGTCCTGCCGGTCGCTCCGGCCGCTGAGAAGGCGGGAACCTTCGTCAACTGGGAGGGTCGCCGCCGTCCCTTCGACCTCACCATCTCCGGTACCGGTGCGCTGAGCGACCAGCGCGTGCTGCACGCCCTCGCCGAGGAGCTCGACGTCGATCTGGCCCTGCCGAGCGTGGAGACGGCGCGGGCTGAGCTGCAGCGCCTCGGCGTGGCCAACACGCGGGCGTCGGCTCCGACCGTCGCCGCCTCGAGCGCGCCGGCTGCTTCGGCGGCCAGCCCGGTTCTCGCGACCTGGCACGAGCTGATCGACGCCGGCCGCGCCCAGGACGGCGACCTCAACCTGGCCGGCACCGCCAAGCCGGTGGTCGCCCGCCTCTCGCCGGCCACCGCCGCGGCCGGCGGTATCACCGACGGCGCGCTGGTCAGCGTATCGACCGGGCGCGGGACGATCACCGTTACGGCGCTGGTCGAGAATCTCCCCGACGGTGTGGTCTGGCTGCCGACCAACGCCCACGGCAGCGCAGTCCGGGCCGAGTTGGCCGCCGTCGCCGGTGATCCGGTGACCATCGCCGCATCCGATCCAGCCGCAACGGCAGGAGCAGTCCAATGAGTCTTCCGATAGCAGACGCCGTCACACCGATCTCGGTCGATGTGCCTGGTTTCACCAGCGAACCGGTCTGGCTGGTGATCATCAAGGTGCTGATGGTCTTCGCCTTCCTGGTCGTCATGACCCTCTTCT contains:
- a CDS encoding NADH-quinone oxidoreductase subunit G → MTVAPEKPAAPPAADLVTVTIDGIEISVPKGTLLIRAAEQLGIQIPRFCDHPLLDPAGACRQCLVEVPDMGNGRGMPKPAASCTTTVMPGMVINTQLTSPVADKAQQGVMELLLINHPLDCPICDKGGECPLQNQAMSNGRADSRFVDVKRTFPKPIAISSNVLLDRERCVLCQRCTRFSEQIAGDPFIDLLERGAHQQIGTSTDVPFQSYFSGNTVQICPVGALTGASYRFRARPFDLMSTPSVCEGCSSGCATRTDWRRSKITRRLAGDDPEVNEEWICDKGRWAFHYTEQTDRVLRPMVRDNAGKLVETSWTEAFERAAAGLREARDRGGVAVLPGGRLTEEDAYAYAKFARVALGTNDIDFRARPQSDEELAFVASSVATVTPAHVSFTSLEQAPVILIAGLELEEEAAAVFLRVRKSTRIGKTKVFSIAPYRSNGLRKLNGKLIQTVPGGEAAAIAAFEASTLVDGSVILVGERLATVPGALSAAAALAATSGAKLAWIPRRAGEVGAIRSGALPSLLPGGRPVSDDAARAEVERVWDAAIPAVAGRSADQIIEAVNDGAVTALVVGGVDLNDLPDPQKAIDAVANAGFVVSLELRQSLVTDYADVVLPVAPAAEKAGTFVNWEGRRRPFDLTISGTGALSDQRVLHALAEELDVDLALPSVETARAELQRLGVANTRASAPTVAASSAPAASAASPVLATWHELIDAGRAQDGDLNLAGTAKPVVARLSPATAAAGGITDGALVSVSTGRGTITVTALVENLPDGVVWLPTNAHGSAVRAELAAVAGDPVTIAASDPAATAGAVQ